A stretch of the Gracilinanus agilis isolate LMUSP501 chromosome 4, AgileGrace, whole genome shotgun sequence genome encodes the following:
- the LOC123247237 gene encoding C-C motif chemokine 13-like, whose amino-acid sequence MRYPVMCLACLLIVTMWLEGGVSKSLVDSGTTCCYEFQTKKFSYSHIKSYELTSSSCSYKAVKFTLRRKGKIICARFEEKWVQDYLNKKKNSIKSHI is encoded by the exons ATGCGATACCCTGTCATGTGCCTGGCATGTCTTCTGATTGTTACAATGTGGTTGGAAGGTGGTGTCAGCAAGAGTT TGGTTGATTCGGGGACCACCTGCTGCTATGAATTCCAGACGAAGAAGTTTTCATACTCACACATCAAAAGCTATGAGCTCACTAGCTCTTCCTGCTCCTACAAGGCTGTGAA ATTTACCCTGAGGAGGAAAGGCAAAATAATCTGTGCACGTTTTGAAGAAAAATGGGTTCAGGATtacttgaataaaaagaaaaactcaattaAAAGCCACATTTGA